The Streptomyces sp. NL15-2K genome contains a region encoding:
- a CDS encoding DUF6479 family protein yields MNTAWMDIAAGRGALGVGLIVAGVVVVAVLIGAFWLGVRVKRRELPPPAPEEQPQPPEGGPVREEREMREPHEVPRSDHRLTPHQLPGHGNVPSRSSPSKERPRWNEGSSGSFGSGGPGAR; encoded by the coding sequence ATGAATACCGCATGGATGGACATCGCCGCAGGCCGGGGCGCGCTCGGCGTCGGCCTGATCGTGGCGGGTGTGGTGGTCGTGGCGGTGCTGATCGGCGCCTTCTGGCTGGGCGTCCGGGTCAAGCGCCGGGAGCTGCCTCCGCCGGCCCCCGAGGAGCAGCCGCAGCCGCCGGAGGGTGGTCCGGTCCGCGAGGAGCGGGAGATGCGGGAACCCCACGAGGTGCCGCGCAGCGATCACCGTCTGACCCCGCACCAGCTGCCCGGCCACGGCAACGTCCCGAGCCGGAGCAGTCCGTCGAAGGAACGGCCCCGCTGGAACGAGGGCAGCAGCGGTTCGTTCGGGAGCGGCGGACCGGGCGCCCGCTGA
- a CDS encoding four-helix bundle copper-binding protein, whose translation MTSTTSQQQLFRFLEDRFACAQACTECARACALRASLVDPDGTEEQELVRRKGIMCAEVCDATCRVLSEQNHLDEASIRVQLEWCRSVCLECAHVFDRQPDAEESAKACRECAQACTDFMATLA comes from the coding sequence GTGACATCGACGACATCCCAGCAGCAGCTCTTCCGGTTCCTGGAGGACCGGTTCGCGTGCGCACAGGCATGCACCGAGTGTGCACGGGCGTGTGCCCTGCGTGCCAGCCTGGTGGATCCGGACGGGACCGAGGAGCAGGAACTCGTACGGCGCAAGGGGATCATGTGCGCGGAGGTCTGCGACGCGACCTGCCGCGTGCTGTCCGAGCAGAACCACCTCGACGAGGCGTCCATCCGTGTGCAACTGGAGTGGTGCCGGTCGGTGTGCCTGGAGTGCGCCCATGTCTTCGACCGGCAACCGGACGCCGAGGAGAGCGCCAAGGCGTGCCGGGAGTGCGCCCAGGCCTGCACGGACTTCATGGCGACGCTCGCCTGA
- a CDS encoding cytochrome c oxidase subunit 4 yields MRTEARLFTGVAAFFAVTALGYGWRSREPAGTAVLTLAFLMAALVAFFLHVQYRRRGKRAQDRKDAEVVDTAGPLDFFSPHSPWPITTALGSVLLALGVVYGLWLALLGLGVLGHGVFGMVFQYAGRDGQGSNSPSGEGGSSAS; encoded by the coding sequence ATGCGCACCGAGGCGCGCCTGTTCACCGGTGTGGCGGCCTTCTTCGCCGTCACCGCCCTCGGCTACGGCTGGCGCTCGCGGGAGCCCGCCGGCACGGCGGTCCTGACCCTGGCCTTCCTGATGGCCGCGCTCGTCGCCTTCTTCCTGCACGTCCAGTACCGCAGGCGCGGCAAGAGGGCCCAGGACCGCAAGGACGCCGAAGTAGTCGACACGGCGGGCCCGTTGGACTTCTTCTCGCCGCACAGCCCCTGGCCGATCACCACCGCGCTGGGCTCCGTCCTCCTCGCCCTCGGCGTGGTCTACGGCCTGTGGCTCGCCCTCCTCGGTCTGGGCGTGCTCGGCCACGGTGTGTTCGGCATGGTCTTCCAATACGCGGGACGCGACGGTCAGGGCTCCAACTCGCCTTCGGGTGAGGGCGGTTCCTCCGCCTCGTAG
- a CDS encoding glycoside hydrolase family 15 protein yields the protein MRTAFPPHALHDYALLADGERGALIGPDGAISWLCSPTWHDAAVFAALVGGAGVYAVTPEGRHVFGGYYEEGTMIWRSRWVTDDGIVECREALAYPGDVGRLVLLRQLRAVDGPTRFSVVLDPHGGYGGDPIDSVRRGDDGVWELRTGDHRLRWQGAPHAVAGEQGLRADIALKAGERHDLVLECAVSELPADLPRADQTWAATEAAWRQAVPALKDTIAAGDARRSYAVLRGLTTRGGGMVASATTSLPERAEEGRNYDYRYVWIRDQSFAGQAAAAAGAHDLLDAAVGFVAARLHADGPRLAPAYTVHGSPVPDQRDLELPGYPGGFDRVGNRVRAQFQLDCFGEALLLFAAAARLDRLDEHHWQAVDLAVRAIGERWREPDAGIWELSKRLWTHSRLICVAGLRAVVDVAPRHPRAVTCTRLADMILGATARSSVHPDGHWQRTPDDPAVDAALLLPAVRGALSASDVRTRATLATCRRELTQDYFIYRFRHDDRPLEDAEGAFLLCGFVMALAEHQQGRTVEAYRWFERNRGAGGGAGLYAEEFDVAQRQLRGNLPQAFVHALLLEGSVRLGE from the coding sequence ATGCGCACAGCCTTCCCGCCCCACGCGCTGCACGACTACGCGCTGCTGGCCGACGGGGAGCGCGGCGCGCTGATCGGGCCCGACGGGGCGATCAGCTGGCTGTGCTCGCCCACCTGGCACGACGCGGCGGTCTTCGCCGCCCTCGTCGGCGGCGCGGGCGTCTACGCCGTCACCCCGGAAGGCCGGCACGTCTTCGGCGGCTACTACGAAGAGGGCACGATGATCTGGCGCAGCCGGTGGGTCACCGACGACGGCATCGTGGAGTGCCGGGAGGCACTCGCCTACCCCGGCGACGTAGGCCGCCTCGTCCTGCTGCGGCAGCTGCGGGCCGTGGACGGGCCCACACGCTTCTCCGTCGTCCTCGACCCGCACGGCGGATACGGCGGCGATCCGATCGACTCCGTCCGACGCGGCGACGACGGCGTGTGGGAGCTGCGCACCGGCGATCACCGCCTGCGCTGGCAGGGAGCCCCGCACGCCGTCGCCGGCGAACAGGGCCTGCGGGCCGACATCGCGCTGAAGGCCGGCGAGCGGCACGACCTCGTCCTGGAGTGCGCCGTCTCCGAGCTGCCCGCCGACCTCCCGCGGGCCGACCAGACCTGGGCCGCCACCGAGGCCGCCTGGCGGCAGGCGGTTCCGGCGCTGAAGGACACCATCGCCGCGGGGGACGCACGCCGGTCCTACGCCGTGCTGCGCGGGCTGACCACGCGCGGCGGCGGCATGGTCGCGTCCGCCACCACCAGCCTGCCCGAGCGAGCCGAGGAGGGCCGCAACTACGACTACCGGTACGTGTGGATCCGCGACCAGAGCTTCGCCGGGCAGGCCGCGGCCGCCGCCGGTGCCCACGACCTCCTGGACGCCGCCGTCGGCTTCGTCGCCGCACGGCTGCACGCCGACGGGCCCCGGCTGGCCCCCGCCTACACCGTGCACGGCAGCCCCGTCCCCGACCAGCGCGACCTCGAACTGCCCGGCTACCCGGGCGGCTTCGACCGCGTCGGCAACCGGGTGCGCGCACAGTTCCAGCTCGACTGCTTCGGCGAGGCCCTGCTGCTGTTCGCCGCCGCCGCACGCCTCGACCGGCTCGACGAGCACCACTGGCAGGCGGTCGATCTCGCGGTGCGCGCGATCGGTGAACGCTGGCGTGAACCGGACGCCGGCATCTGGGAGTTGAGCAAGCGGCTGTGGACCCACAGCAGGCTCATCTGCGTCGCCGGCCTGCGGGCCGTGGTCGACGTGGCGCCCCGCCACCCGCGCGCCGTGACCTGCACCCGACTGGCCGACATGATCCTCGGCGCCACCGCGCGCAGCAGCGTCCACCCCGACGGACACTGGCAGCGCACCCCCGACGACCCGGCGGTGGACGCCGCCCTGCTGCTGCCCGCCGTACGCGGCGCGCTGTCCGCCAGTGACGTCCGCACCCGCGCCACCCTCGCCACCTGCCGCCGCGAACTGACGCAGGACTACTTCATCTACCGCTTCCGCCACGACGACCGCCCGCTGGAAGACGCCGAGGGCGCCTTCCTGCTGTGCGGGTTCGTCATGGCCCTTGCCGAACACCAGCAGGGCCGCACCGTCGAGGCGTACCGCTGGTTCGAGCGCAACCGGGGCGCCGGCGGCGGAGCGGGCCTGTACGCCGAGGAGTTCGACGTCGCCCAGCGCCAACTGCGCGGCAATCTCCCGCAGGCCTTCGTCCACGCCCTGCTGCTGGAAGGGTCCGTCCGCCTCGGTGAGTGA
- the ctaD gene encoding cytochrome c oxidase subunit I has protein sequence MAVDRRTHRPRQAPPRPRSGRRLGRALLRWATTTDHKVIGNLYMATAFSFFLFGGILALLMRAELARPGLQLFSPHQYNQLFTVHGTVMMLLFATPLFAGFANAVMPLQIGAPDVAFPRLNALSYWLYLFGGLMVVSGFLVPGGAAGFGWFAYAPLNSAVRSPGAGGDLWVMGLVVTGVSTTLGAVNFITTILCLRAPGMTMFRMPIFTWNVLFTSILVLPAFPVLTAALLALEADRKFGAHIYDAASGGPLLWQHLFWFFGHPEVYIVALPFFGIVSEIIPVFSRKPIFGYVSLVGATIAITMLSAVVWAHHQFATGAVLLPFFSLMSFLIAVPTGVKFFNWIGTMVKGSLSFETPMLWACGFLVTFLLGGMSGVLIASPPLDFHFTDSYFIVAHLHYVLFGTVVFAMFAGFYFWWPKFTGKTLDERLGKIHFWTLFTGFQTTFLVQHWLGEEGMPRRYADYLAADGFTLLNTISSIGAFLLGLSTLPFLYNVWHTTHYGRRVNADDPWGYGRSLEWATSCPPPRHNFTALPRIRSESPAFDLHHPDVPKET, from the coding sequence ATGGCGGTGGACAGGAGGACGCACCGGCCGCGTCAGGCGCCGCCGCGGCCGCGTTCGGGCAGGAGACTGGGGCGGGCCCTGCTGCGCTGGGCGACGACCACCGACCACAAGGTCATCGGCAACCTCTACATGGCGACCGCCTTCTCCTTCTTCCTGTTCGGAGGCATCCTCGCCCTGCTGATGCGCGCCGAACTCGCCCGGCCGGGGCTGCAGTTGTTCAGTCCCCACCAGTACAACCAACTCTTCACCGTCCACGGCACGGTCATGATGCTGCTGTTCGCCACCCCGCTGTTCGCGGGCTTCGCCAACGCGGTCATGCCGTTGCAGATCGGCGCCCCGGACGTCGCGTTCCCGAGACTCAACGCGCTGTCGTACTGGCTGTATCTGTTCGGCGGCCTGATGGTGGTGTCCGGCTTCCTCGTGCCGGGCGGAGCGGCCGGCTTCGGCTGGTTCGCCTACGCCCCGCTCAACAGCGCGGTCCGGAGCCCCGGCGCGGGCGGTGACCTGTGGGTGATGGGCCTGGTGGTGACCGGCGTCAGCACCACGCTCGGCGCGGTCAACTTCATCACCACCATCCTGTGCCTGCGCGCCCCCGGCATGACCATGTTCCGCATGCCGATCTTCACCTGGAACGTGCTGTTCACCTCGATCCTCGTGCTGCCCGCGTTCCCCGTGCTGACCGCCGCCCTGCTCGCCCTGGAAGCGGACCGGAAGTTCGGCGCGCACATCTACGACGCGGCGAGCGGGGGCCCGCTGCTGTGGCAGCACCTGTTCTGGTTCTTCGGGCACCCCGAGGTCTACATCGTCGCTCTGCCGTTCTTCGGCATCGTCTCCGAGATCATCCCGGTATTCAGCCGCAAACCGATCTTCGGGTACGTCAGTCTCGTCGGCGCCACCATCGCCATCACCATGTTGTCCGCGGTGGTGTGGGCCCACCACCAGTTCGCCACCGGTGCCGTCCTGCTGCCGTTCTTCTCGCTGATGTCCTTCCTCATCGCGGTGCCGACCGGGGTGAAGTTCTTCAACTGGATCGGCACCATGGTGAAAGGATCGCTGTCCTTCGAGACACCCATGCTGTGGGCCTGCGGCTTCCTGGTCACGTTCCTGCTCGGCGGCATGAGCGGCGTCCTGATCGCCTCGCCGCCGCTCGACTTCCACTTCACCGACTCGTACTTCATCGTCGCCCACCTGCACTATGTGCTGTTCGGCACGGTCGTGTTCGCGATGTTCGCCGGCTTCTACTTCTGGTGGCCGAAGTTCACCGGCAAGACGCTCGACGAACGCCTCGGGAAGATCCACTTCTGGACGCTCTTCACCGGCTTCCAGACCACCTTCCTCGTCCAGCACTGGCTCGGCGAGGAGGGCATGCCCCGCCGCTACGCCGACTACCTGGCCGCGGACGGCTTCACGCTCCTCAACACCATCAGCAGCATCGGCGCGTTCCTGCTCGGCCTGTCCACGCTGCCGTTCCTCTACAACGTGTGGCACACCACCCACTACGGCCGGCGGGTGAACGCGGACGACCCCTGGGGCTACGGCCGCTCCCTGGAGTGGGCCACCTCCTGTCCGCCCCCGCGCCACAACTTCACGGCGCTGCCCCGGATCCGCTCCGAGTCACCGGCGTTCGACCTGCACCACCCGGACGTACCGAAGGAGACGTGA
- a CDS encoding ChaB family protein, with product MPGRQEMPSTLERSAKDAQRTWIKAHDSAVEQYGEGERAHRVAFGALKHKYEKVGDHWERKEGGRKGPSDPQSARPRGRGGRSGEGVDESASKEHLYDIAKRLDIDGRSRMSKSELLDSIRKANRSKTRASR from the coding sequence ATGCCCGGACGACAGGAAATGCCGTCGACCCTGGAGCGCTCAGCCAAGGACGCCCAGCGCACTTGGATCAAGGCGCACGACTCGGCGGTGGAGCAGTACGGCGAGGGCGAGCGCGCCCACCGCGTGGCCTTCGGCGCGCTGAAGCACAAGTACGAGAAGGTCGGCGACCACTGGGAGCGCAAGGAGGGCGGCCGCAAGGGCCCCTCGGACCCGCAGTCGGCCCGTCCCCGTGGCCGCGGCGGGCGCAGTGGCGAGGGCGTCGACGAGAGCGCCTCGAAGGAGCATCTGTACGACATCGCGAAGCGCCTGGACATCGACGGACGGTCACGGATGAGCAAGTCGGAGCTGCTCGACTCGATCCGCAAGGCCAACCGGTCGAAGACGCGGGCGTCGCGCTAG
- a CDS encoding L-dopachrome tautomerase-related protein, with protein sequence MKRRTFLTATTTSLAAAPLTGHARATGRTAGDHEVAARFWGAMPTGVTVSRRGRVFVNFPRWGDDVPFTVAELRGGKPVAYPDAEVNREDPSDLAGHLQSVQSVVVDPADRLWILDTGSPLMAESSYGGPKLVAVDLRTDRIVRKILFPPEVVPSDSYPNDVRFDLRRGAEGMAFVTDSSGSNGVVVVDLATGRSWRRLTGHPSALPDDGFLPVIEGEPFMNRPADGEPTRFEVGSDGIAISADGKRLFYCPLSSRRLHSVSTDAVADPDASQAEVAATVEDLGYKPMADGLESDDKGRIYGGDLEHNTIWRRNPDGTYETLAQGPDLIWVDTLSVASDRHLYAIANQLNRQADHHEGHDLRRKPYLLVRVPIDTGPVRLV encoded by the coding sequence ATGAAACGACGTACATTCCTCACCGCGACCACGACGTCGCTGGCCGCCGCCCCACTCACCGGACACGCCCGTGCCACCGGGCGGACAGCCGGAGACCACGAGGTCGCCGCCCGCTTCTGGGGCGCGATGCCGACAGGCGTCACCGTCTCCCGCCGCGGCCGCGTCTTCGTCAACTTCCCCCGCTGGGGCGACGACGTCCCCTTCACCGTCGCCGAGCTCCGCGGCGGAAAGCCGGTCGCCTACCCCGACGCGGAGGTGAACCGCGAAGACCCCTCGGACCTGGCCGGCCACTTACAGTCGGTGCAGAGCGTCGTCGTCGACCCGGCCGACCGGCTGTGGATCCTCGACACCGGAAGCCCGCTGATGGCCGAATCCTCCTACGGCGGCCCCAAACTCGTGGCGGTCGACCTGCGCACCGACCGGATCGTACGGAAGATCCTCTTCCCGCCCGAGGTGGTGCCGTCCGACAGCTACCCCAACGACGTGCGCTTCGACCTGCGGCGCGGGGCCGAGGGCATGGCGTTCGTCACCGACTCGTCCGGCTCGAACGGCGTCGTCGTGGTCGACCTCGCCACAGGCCGCTCCTGGCGCCGACTGACCGGCCACCCCTCGGCGCTCCCGGACGACGGCTTCCTCCCGGTCATCGAGGGCGAACCCTTCATGAACCGACCGGCGGACGGCGAACCCACGCGCTTCGAGGTCGGCTCCGACGGAATCGCCATCAGCGCCGACGGCAAGCGCCTCTTCTACTGCCCGCTGTCCAGCCGCCGCCTGCACAGCGTGTCCACCGACGCCGTCGCCGACCCGGACGCATCTCAGGCCGAGGTGGCCGCGACGGTCGAGGACCTCGGGTACAAGCCGATGGCCGACGGTCTGGAGAGCGACGACAAGGGGCGGATCTACGGCGGCGACCTGGAGCACAACACCATCTGGCGCAGGAACCCGGACGGCACCTACGAAACCCTCGCTCAGGGGCCCGACCTGATCTGGGTCGACACCCTCTCCGTCGCCTCCGACCGCCACCTGTACGCGATCGCCAACCAGCTCAACCGGCAGGCCGACCACCACGAGGGCCACGACCTGCGCCGCAAGCCCTATCTGCTGGTGCGCGTGCCGATCGACACCGGGCCGGTACGACTCGTGTGA
- a CDS encoding acyl-CoA dehydrogenase family protein: MHLDHTPEQQRLRTELRAYFADLVPDNAHARFADRAAQKRFYRDTIRRLGTDGWLGVGWPKEYGGRGLTAMEQFIFFDEAAQAGVPLPLMALNTVGPTIMRYGTDEQKAYFLPRILSGEIDFAIGYSEPDAGTDLASLKTRAVRHGDEYIVNGQKIWTTNGDTADWVWLAVRTNPDAPSHKGITMLLMPTTDPGYSCTLINTLASHDTTASYYENVRVPVSRRVGEENQGWRLITNQLNHERVTLAAHGTMAIRALHDVQRWAMETKLADGRRVVDLPWVRRLLARTHTRLDALKLLNWRMVGAVQDGTLTPQDASAVKVYGSEARREAYASLMEIVGAAGALKEGSAGAVLHGELERGYRSAVIFTFGGGNNEIQREIISWIGLGMPRVRR, encoded by the coding sequence GTGCATCTCGACCACACGCCCGAGCAGCAGCGGCTGCGCACCGAACTGCGCGCCTACTTCGCCGACCTGGTCCCGGACAACGCCCACGCACGCTTCGCCGACCGGGCCGCGCAGAAGCGCTTCTACCGCGACACCATCCGCAGGCTCGGCACGGACGGCTGGCTCGGCGTCGGCTGGCCGAAGGAGTACGGCGGCCGGGGCCTGACGGCGATGGAACAGTTCATCTTCTTCGACGAGGCCGCCCAGGCAGGCGTCCCCCTGCCGCTGATGGCCCTGAACACCGTCGGCCCGACGATCATGCGGTACGGCACGGACGAGCAGAAGGCGTACTTCCTGCCGAGGATCCTCTCCGGCGAGATCGACTTCGCCATCGGCTACAGCGAACCCGACGCCGGCACCGACCTGGCCTCCCTGAAGACACGCGCGGTGCGGCACGGCGACGAGTACATCGTCAACGGCCAGAAGATCTGGACCACCAACGGCGACACGGCCGACTGGGTCTGGCTGGCCGTCCGCACGAACCCGGACGCCCCTTCGCACAAGGGCATCACCATGCTGCTGATGCCGACCACCGACCCGGGCTACTCCTGCACCCTCATCAACACCCTCGCCTCCCACGACACCACGGCCAGCTACTACGAGAACGTCCGCGTCCCGGTCTCCCGGCGGGTCGGCGAGGAGAACCAGGGCTGGCGGCTGATCACCAACCAGCTCAACCACGAACGCGTCACCCTCGCCGCCCACGGCACCATGGCGATCCGCGCCCTGCACGACGTCCAGCGCTGGGCCATGGAGACCAAACTCGCCGACGGGCGCCGCGTCGTCGACCTGCCCTGGGTACGCCGCCTGCTCGCCCGGACCCACACCCGCCTGGACGCGCTGAAGCTCCTCAACTGGCGGATGGTGGGCGCCGTCCAGGATGGCACCCTCACCCCGCAGGACGCCTCCGCGGTGAAGGTCTACGGCTCCGAGGCCCGGCGCGAGGCGTACGCGTCACTCATGGAGATCGTCGGGGCCGCGGGCGCCCTGAAGGAGGGCTCGGCGGGCGCGGTGCTCCACGGCGAGTTGGAACGCGGCTACCGCTCAGCGGTGATCTTCACCTTCGGCGGCGGCAACAACGAGATCCAGCGGGAGATCATCTCGTGGATCGGGTTGGGGATGCCGCGGGTGCGGCGCTGA
- a CDS encoding alpha/beta hydrolase translates to MLLVHGWGGDGREWSAHAETLAGRFRVVVPDLRGHGRSPVPAEGNTPVVMADDLAALTGALGTGPVVAVGHSMGGQVVNLLAVRHPHAVRSVIALDPAHGAHGEEAEDIPARLADYRAHGSRAAAAFVSAAFGPDAPAGLRTAHVRTMLGTPDHVIAQAYAGMYTDPGAVGIRPHSEAYLRRRPRPALTVWTSAEAAAWERGTLHVPGSRVDHWHDSGHYLHEEHPRRTIRLVEDWASVTDGGTQ, encoded by the coding sequence CTGCTGCTGGTGCACGGCTGGGGCGGTGACGGCAGGGAGTGGTCGGCGCACGCCGAGACACTGGCCGGGCGGTTCCGGGTGGTGGTACCCGACCTGCGCGGGCACGGCCGCTCCCCGGTGCCCGCGGAGGGCAACACGCCGGTGGTGATGGCCGACGACCTGGCCGCGCTGACGGGCGCGCTCGGCACCGGCCCCGTGGTCGCCGTGGGGCACTCCATGGGCGGCCAGGTGGTCAACCTGCTGGCCGTCCGGCATCCGCACGCCGTACGGTCGGTCATCGCCCTTGACCCCGCCCACGGCGCGCACGGCGAGGAGGCCGAGGACATCCCCGCCCGGCTCGCCGACTACCGTGCGCACGGCTCCCGCGCGGCGGCCGCCTTCGTGTCCGCCGCTTTCGGGCCGGACGCTCCGGCCGGGCTGCGCACCGCCCATGTCCGCACCATGCTCGGCACCCCCGATCACGTCATCGCCCAGGCGTACGCGGGCATGTACACCGACCCCGGTGCCGTCGGCATCCGTCCGCACAGCGAGGCATACCTGCGCCGTCGCCCCCGGCCCGCGCTGACGGTGTGGACCTCGGCCGAGGCCGCGGCGTGGGAACGCGGCACCCTGCACGTGCCCGGTTCCCGAGTCGACCACTGGCACGATTCGGGCCACTACCTGCACGAGGAGCACCCCCGGCGCACGATCCGGCTCGTGGAGGACTGGGCGTCGGTGACGGACGGCGGCACGCAATAG